One Clupea harengus chromosome 3, Ch_v2.0.2, whole genome shotgun sequence DNA window includes the following coding sequences:
- the hsbp1b gene encoding heat shock factor-binding protein 1b: protein MEKSGGDTDSKSAQDLTAVVQTLLQQMQDKFQTMSDQIIGRIDEMSTRIDDLEKNIADLMTQAGVEEGEGESKPKEEEAS from the exons ATGGAAAAATCAGGGGGTGATACAGATTCGAAATCTGCCCAGGATCTTACTGCAGTG GTTCAGACGTTACTGCAACAGATGCAAGACAAGTTCCAGACTATGTCCGATCAAATCATTGGCAGAA TTGATGAGATGAGCACACGCATTGATGACCTGGAGAAGAACATTGCTGATCTCATGACTCAGgctggagtggaggagggggagggagagagcaagccaaaagaggaagaggcatcCTAA